ACCCCAGTTCTTCTTCCGTACGACAGACGTAACTGGCGAGATTAAACTTGCCGAAGGCGTTGAAATGGTAATGCCTGGAGACAACAGCACATTTGAAGTCAAACTTATAGTCCCTGTAGCAATGCGCGAAGGCCTTCGTTTTGCAGTACGTGAAGGTGGACGTACAGTCGGCGCCGGCGTTGTTACGGAAATCGTTGAATAACAAAATAAAGAATACTTGGGCGATTAGAATATAATCGCCCAAATTTCCACAATTTATCTTATTTTTATCTGGAGTGAAATAAAATGGCAGATATAATCGGGCTTCAATGCACAGGATGCAAACGTCGCAATTATGTGACGACTATTAACAAGAAAAAAGCCACAAAAAAGCTTGAAAAAAAGAAATACTGTAAATTTTGTGACTTACATATCTTGCACAAGGAGTGCAAGTAGGGTAGAATATCCACTACACGCAGGTCTGTAGCTCGAATTGGTAGAGCACCGCACTCCAAATGCGGGGGTTGAGGGTTCGAATCCTTCCAGGCCTGCCAATTTTATTGGTTAGGTAATTTATTAAGAAACATAATAAAAAGTCGAAAACAAGGAGGTCGGGGTTAATGGAAATGAAAAAAGTCCTCGACTACTTCCGTGAGGCAAAAGCTGAACTCAAGCGTGTTACATGGCCAACAAAACAGCAACTGTGGTACTCTACTATAGTTGTTATCGTGGTCTCGCTTATTGCAGCAGCGTATCTCGGATTGGTAGATGTATTACTTACTGGAGTTCTCTCCAGAATAATATAATTGTTATATATGAAAAACTTTAGATTCGACTGTAACCCGGAGGTGAAGGGAACTACGGTTCTCTTGTTGTCATGAGCGAACTATTTGGAAACTCGCAGAAGCCTTGTTGGTACATAGTACAGACATATTCTGAATACGAGCATAAGGTCCAAGCTAATTTAGAGCAAAGAATTGCAAGCATGGAAATGAATGATAGAATTTTCCGTGTCCTTGTTCCTATGGTCGATAAAGTAACTGTAAAAGACGGTAAAACTAGGCAAACACGCCGTAAATTATTTCCCGGCTATGTTCTTGTCGAGATGATTTTGGAAGATCAGTCTTGGTATGTCGTACGTCACACGCCCGGAGTAACAGGTTTTGTAGGATCGGGAAATCATCCTATTCCCCTCACACCTAAAGAAGTTGATGAAATAATGAGTAAGCTCAGTAAAGAGGCAAAGCCAAAGCTTGAATTAAACTTCAAAGTCGGTGAAAAAGTACGAGTCAATACTGGTCCCTTTTTGGGTCAGGTTGGTCCGGTTATCGATATAGACGAGGATAAAGGAAAAATTAAGATAAGCCTTTCAGTTTTTGGAAGAGAAACGGTTGTCGAAGCTGACTATCTAGAACTTGAAAGAATATAACTAAAATTAACTAAAATATTATATAGGTACAAATATATACAACAAAAAAGAATAATAGCCCGAGCAGGGCCTTTACATTAGCAGTAAAATCGAGGAGGTAACACCCAAAATGGCAAAGAAAGTAATCGGGGAGCTAAAGCTTCAACTTCCCGCAGGTAAAGCAACACCGGCTCCTCCAGTAGGACCGGCATTGGGACAAAGAGGCATCAATATTATGGAGTTTGTTAAAGCGTTTAACGCTAAAACAGCCGATCAAGTTGGAATGATTATCCCGGTTGTAATTACAGTTTATGCAGACCGCAGCTTTTCATTCATTCTTAAAACACCGCCTGCAAGTATCCTTATCAAGCAAGCGGCAGGCAAAGCAAAAGGCTCCGCTGTTCCTAACAAGGACAAAGTTGGGAAAATAACAAAGAAACAGGTAGAGGAAATTGCAACTCTAAAAATGCCCGATCTCAACGCAAATGATATTGAAGCGGCAATGAAAATGGTTGAAGGAACGGCGAGATCAGTAGGTATTGAAGTAGTAAAATAGTAAACAGCACAAGATAACACAGAAACAGTGGAAGACAGCCTTATCGGCTTTCGCTAACACCACAAGGAGGAAAAAGAAATGGCAAAAAGAGGAAAACGTTACAAGGCATTACTTGAAAAGGTTGATCCAGCTAAGCTATACACAATTAGCGAGGCGGTAGCTCTTGCACAGGAGTGTGCCACAGCAAAGTTTGATGAAAGTATTGAGCTACACGTTCGTCTCGGAGTAGATCCCCGTCACGCGGACCAGCAAGTTCGCAGCACAATAGTTCTTCCACACGGCACAGGTAACGTAAAGAGGATTTGCGTTCTTGCGCTCGGAGAGAAACAGCAGGAAGCGAAAGATGCAGGCGCGGATATAGTTGGAGGCGAAGCTCTCGTTAATGAAATAGCAGAAGGAATGTTGGATTTCGATGTTGTTATTGCCACTCCGGATATCATGAGATTGGCAGGACGTCTCGGGAAAGTGCTTGGCCCCAAAGGTTTGATGCCTACGGCAAAAGCTGGAACTGTTACATTTGATGTTGCAGACGCAGTAAAAGATGTTAAGGCCGGACGCGTCGAATTCCGTGTAGACAAGAATGCAATTGTTCATAACGCGGTTGGAAAGGCTTCCTTCCCCTTAAAGAACTTGCAGGCAAACGTCAAAGCCCTTTTGGATGCAATCGTAAAAGCGCGTCCAGCAGCTGTAAAAGGCAGATACGTGAAATCAATAACAGTCACATCTTCAATGGGTCTAGGTGTAAAAGTAGACACATTACAGGCCATTAAAGACCTTACAGCAGCAGATACAGAATAGTTAATAAAGAACAAGCTTTTAAGGGGCTTCCCAATTGGGAAGCCCCTTTTTTTATGTGAATTGATTTTATATTACATAGCTTCTTATATAATCGTTATCTTCTAATATATACAAATTATGGCCGTACAGCAATATCATGTTGTGTTCTTCAATCTGTATAGAAGAGCTGTAGAGCCATTGAAAGAGAACAAAATAAGAGTTCTCTACTTGAAATATCAGGATAATATTACAGGCAAGCTCAAAATAGAATAAGTAAAAGAGTTTAAAGGCACTGACCATATTAGTTCCCGTAACCCGAATATCCCGCCTCTTTTTAATTTATGCAATAAAAAAGGACAGGCTTACGCCTGTCCTTAATCTTTTTCGAATCTTTTGTTTATTGTTTATTCAAATGCTTCTTTTACGCTCCACTCTTTCCAGATATTACCGACTAGACCGATACCCGGTTTGAGAGTCTTCTTGCCGGGTCTCCAGCCGCTTGGTGTTACTTCTGCGCCTTTTGTCTCGCGAACGAGCTGATAAGCCTGGATCTGTCTCAATGCCTCTGAAACGTTTCTTCCGACTGGTGGTGTGAGGACTTCAAATGCTTGAATTACCCCATCAGGGTCTATGATGAAGCGGCCACGTGTTTCGGTTCCGCCTACTTCATCGTATACACCGTACAATGTGCCGATTTTACCGCCTTGGTCTGAGAGCATTGGGAAAGGTATATCCTTGCCAATCATTTTAGAGAGCTCCTGGTCGTTCCAAATCTTATGGACGAACGGAGAGTCTACGGAAATAGAGAGAACTGAAACACCTAATTTTTCGAATTCATTGTATTTTTCAGCAACTGCTGAAACTTCAGTTCCTCAGACAAAAGTAAAGTCGCCTGGGTAAAAACAGAGCAGTACCCACTTGCCGGCATAGTCAGCCAGATCAACTTTTGTAAATTTGCCCTGGTGAAATGCCGGTGCGACAAATGTTGGAGCCTTGGTTCCTACCATAACCATTTTATTACCTCCTTGTATTTTATTAGATTTTTATCTAACCTTTATTATACCAAATAAAAAAACATGTGACTAAAATTAGCTGTTTGTGCTGATTTTCAAGACGTAGCTTAACAAATCTTTTCTATTGTCTTATTTTATAAGATTAAACAATTCTTTCGGGGTGGGAGTATATGTTCATTCTTCCCTCTCTTACAAAGCCCACGAGAGTTATGTTTGACCTTTCCGCAAGCAGTGCACCCTGTTCTGTGGCTGCCGAAATACTTGCAACTAAAGGAAGTTTAGAGATTTTTGCTTTTCTTACCATATCTTCCGGTAGTCGTCCGGAAGTAAAAAGAATTACAGAAGCCGGGTCAAACTTATTTTTAAACAGCCATCCTATAGCTTTATCAACGGCATTATGACGCTTAATGTCTTCAACAATAAAAAGGCGTTCTCCAGAAATGGAAATCAGTGCCGCAACGTGAGTACTCCCCGTTTGTTTATAAAGAGGCGCCTCAGATATCCACTTTATGCCATTCTGTATCAGCGAAGCGGGAATGGTCCAGGTTGCTGATATTTTGTTCTCTTCTTTATCATTTTTTTTGCTAGACGTTTTTACTGAAATCGATGATTCCATTATTTCTATAGATAAAATATCTTCCATATCATTAATTATTTCGCGAGTTAATAAATTTCCAATGGTCCATAACTCTTCATTGCCAGCTGTCATTACTATTTGTTTTTTGGGTCCTTTATTAATATCAAGGACCATCTTTTTCTCTGACAGAAGACTGTCTTCCACTATAACTCTTCCAGAAGAGTCGTTTAAGCGAATAATATTTCTTCCTACAAAAGAATTTTTCATCAAGATCCCTCTTTTATTGGTTAATCTAAAATATTTTAATTTTACAGCTCGCAGAATTCTTACTACATTATATTCTTTAATTTGTCATAAGCACAATTATAAGCACATTTAGTGAAAGAATTGCAGAGAGTTAACATTATAAAGAGCAATAATAGCCGCTTATTTTATTGAATTGGCTGCATAAATTGAAAAATATAGAAAATAAGCAGTAGAAAACTTGATTTCTTGTGCTAAAAGGTGTATAAGAAACGAATAAGAAAAATACTTCCCCGAAGGGAGAGTTTTATGTTGCGAGAAGTAAGGCAATTTCCAAAGATGCGAGAAATTTACGGATCCCTCGTGTTTGACAAGAGAGCTATGAAAGAAAGTCTCCCCAAAGAAGCCTTTAATCATATACAAGCGGCCATGGAAGGACTGCAGAGGCTTGATTCTAATATAGCTGATACCGTTGCTATGGCAATGAAGGAATGGGCGATTAGCAATGGTGCAAGTCATTGGGCTCATTGGTTTCACCCTCTTACGGAGCTTACCGCAGAAAAGCATACTGCTTTCGTAACGGCCGATGACAATGGATTCCCGTTGGAATCTTTCTGTGGCAGCGATTTAATGCAAAGTGAGCCTGACGCATCATCATTT
This sequence is a window from Synergistaceae bacterium. Protein-coding genes within it:
- the secE gene encoding preprotein translocase subunit SecE, encoding MEMKKVLDYFREAKAELKRVTWPTKQQLWYSTIVVIVVSLIAAAYLGLVDVLLTGVLSRII
- the nusG gene encoding transcription termination/antitermination factor NusG, with translation MSELFGNSQKPCWYIVQTYSEYEHKVQANLEQRIASMEMNDRIFRVLVPMVDKVTVKDGKTRQTRRKLFPGYVLVEMILEDQSWYVVRHTPGVTGFVGSGNHPIPLTPKEVDEIMSKLSKEAKPKLELNFKVGEKVRVNTGPFLGQVGPVIDIDEDKGKIKISLSVFGRETVVEADYLELERI
- the tuf gene encoding elongation factor Tu (EF-Tu; promotes GTP-dependent binding of aminoacyl-tRNA to the A-site of ribosomes during protein biosynthesis; when the tRNA anticodon matches the mRNA codon, GTP hydrolysis results; the inactive EF-Tu-GDP leaves the ribosome and release of GDP is promoted by elongation factor Ts; many prokaryotes have two copies of the gene encoding EF-Tu) translates to LAKPGSIKPHKHFKSEVYVLKKEEGGRHTPFFTGYKPQFFFRTTDVTGEIKLAEGVEMVMPGDNSTFEVKLIVPVAMREGLRFAVREGGRTVGAGVVTEIVE
- the rpmG gene encoding 50S ribosomal protein L33; translation: MADIIGLQCTGCKRRNYVTTINKKKATKKLEKKKYCKFCDLHILHKECK
- a CDS encoding 50S ribosomal protein L1, translating into MAKRGKRYKALLEKVDPAKLYTISEAVALAQECATAKFDESIELHVRLGVDPRHADQQVRSTIVLPHGTGNVKRICVLALGEKQQEAKDAGADIVGGEALVNEIAEGMLDFDVVIATPDIMRLAGRLGKVLGPKGLMPTAKAGTVTFDVADAVKDVKAGRVEFRVDKNAIVHNAVGKASFPLKNLQANVKALLDAIVKARPAAVKGRYVKSITVTSSMGLGVKVDTLQAIKDLTAADTE
- the rplK gene encoding 50S ribosomal protein L11 — protein: MAKKVIGELKLQLPAGKATPAPPVGPALGQRGINIMEFVKAFNAKTADQVGMIIPVVITVYADRSFSFILKTPPASILIKQAAGKAKGSAVPNKDKVGKITKKQVEEIATLKMPDLNANDIEAAMKMVEGTARSVGIEVVK
- a CDS encoding peroxiredoxin, whose protein sequence is MVMVGTKAPTFVAPAFHQGKFTKVDLADYAGKWVLLCFYPGDFTFVUGTEVSAVAEKYNEFEKLGVSVLSISVDSPFVHKIWNDQELSKMIGKDIPFPMLSDQGGKIGTLYGVYDEVGGTETRGRFIIDPDGVIQAFEVLTPPVGRNVSEALRQIQAYQLVRETKGAEVTPSGWRPGKKTLKPGIGLVGNIWKEWSVKEAFE
- the fdhD gene encoding formate dehydrogenase accessory sulfurtransferase FdhD: MKNSFVGRNIIRLNDSSGRVIVEDSLLSEKKMVLDINKGPKKQIVMTAGNEELWTIGNLLTREIINDMEDILSIEIMESSISVKTSSKKNDKEENKISATWTIPASLIQNGIKWISEAPLYKQTGSTHVAALISISGERLFIVEDIKRHNAVDKAIGWLFKNKFDPASVILFTSGRLPEDMVRKAKISKLPLVASISAATEQGALLAERSNITLVGFVREGRMNIYSHPERIV